The proteins below are encoded in one region of Plutella xylostella chromosome 13, ilPluXylo3.1, whole genome shotgun sequence:
- the LOC105386210 gene encoding RNA polymerase II subunit A C-terminal domain phosphatase SSU72 translates to MGDLYVAVVCSSNMNRSMEAHAFLAKKGFKVKSFGTGDKVKLPGASADRPNCYEFGVPYDDIYNDLMEKDKAYYTQNGLLHMLDRNRRIKPSPERFQVSTERFDVIITCEERVYDQVIEWFGTRRSVYNQPVHVINFDIQDNHEEATIGAFLISDMVTKMAQSEDLDNDIDELLHDFEAKCNRPILNCIMFY, encoded by the coding sequence ATGGGAGATTTATATGTTGCAGTAGTATGTTCTTCCAATATGAATAGAAGCATGGAAGCACACGCATTTCTAGCAAAGAAAGGATTTAAAGTAAAATCATTTGGAACAGGAGACAAGGTAAAGCTACCGGGAGCGTCGGCCGACAGACCCAACTGTTATGAGTTTGGAGTACCCTATGATGATATTTATAACGACTTGATGGAGAAAGACAAAGCCTACTACACACAGAATGGATTATTACATATGTTGGACAGAAATAGGAGAATAAAGCCAAGCCCGGAGAGGTTCCAAGTGAGCACAGAACGGTTTGATGTGATCATCACTTGTGAAGAGCGGGTGTATGATCAAGTCATAGAGTGGTTTGGGACCAGGAGATCCGTGTACAACCAGCCCGTACATGTGATCAACTTCGACATACAAGACAACCATGAGGAGGCTACTATAGGTGCATTCTTAATAAGTGATATGGTTACAAAAATGGCACAGAGTGAAGACTTGGACAATGATATTGATGAACTACTACATGACTTTGAAGCTAAATGCAACAGGCCTATATTAAACTGTATCATGTTTTACTGA
- the LOC105386203 gene encoding ethanolamine kinase: protein MTSVCLPAGDVYVPVKIEDHDIFSGILKLLAVIRPEWSPDNIKFKTFTDGITNKLVGCQLNDGAKSVENIVLVRIYGNKTDLLIDRKAELRNIKTLNEFGLAPMVYGVFENGLAYQYYPGSTLNIDSVLDPAIWPLVACQMAKMHNVSLGSEITKEPMVWDKIEQFLSLLPVPFTDASKQNRFTNSFGSVTKLRIEFERLKSYLSKIESPIVFAHNDLLLGNVIYNQDEGSISFIDYEYAAYNYQAFDIANHFNEFVGLSVDDIDYNRYPSKSFRLSWIKAYLSEYMKVTDDNIPNDTVETVCTQVEQMSLASHFLWGVWSLVQYELSDIDFDFGRYAEIRLFRYFELKDQIFKQLS, encoded by the exons atgacTTCGGTTTGTCTTCCCGCTGGAGATGTTTATGTCCCCGTAAAGATTGAGGACCACGATATATTTAGCGGCATTTTAAAACTGTTAGCAGTCATAAGGCCAGAGTGGTCTCCAGACAATATTAAATTCAAG acTTTTACTGATGGCATCACCAACAAGTTAGTTGGATGTCAGCTAAATGATGGTGCAAAGTCTGTTGAGAACATTGTCCTGGTGAGAATCTATGGAAATAAAACAGATTTGCTTATCGATAGAAAAGCAGAACTAAG aaacATAAAAACTCTTAATGAATTTGGATTGGCACCAATGGTGTATGGAGTTTTTGAAAATGGACTAGCATATCAGTATTACCCCGGCTCAACATTGAACATTGACTCAGTATTAGATCCTGCAATATGGCCACTTGTTGCTTGTCAAATGGCAAAAATGCATAATGTGAGCCTTGGCTCAGAG ATAACAAAGGAACCAATGGTGTGGGACAAAATTGAACAGTTTCTTAGTTTATTACCTGTGCCATTCACAGATGCCAGTAAACAAAACAG ATTTACAAATAGCTTTGGATCAGTAACCAAACTCAGGATAGAGTTTGAGCGCCTTAAATCATATTTATCCAAAATTGAGAGCCCAATCGTGTTTGCTCACAATGATTTGCTTCTAGGAAATGTGATCTACAACCAAGATGAAGGGTCAATTTCCTTTATTGATTATGAATATGCTGCTTATAATTATCAAGCATTTGATATTGCAAATCATTTCAATGAATTTGTTG GTTTATCAGTTGATGACATTGATTACAACAGATACCCAAGTAAAAGTTTTCGGTTATCTTGGATAAAAGCATATTTGTCTGAATACATGAAAGTGACTGATGATAACATACCAAATGATACTGTGGAGACAGTTTGTACTCAAGTGGAGCAGATGTCACTAGCTTCTCACTTCCTTTGGGGGGTTTGGTCGTTGGTACAATATGAACTGTCTGATATTGACTTCGATTTTGGACG ataCGCAGAGATTCGTTTATTCAGATATTTTGAATTGAAAGATCAAATTTTTAAACAGCTGAGTTAA
- the LOC105386193 gene encoding protein FAM50 homolog, translated as MAHYKGAASEAGRAMHLMKKREKAQQEIELRKKKIEEDLKIDNIETKFATHYDAVEAQLKSSTIGLVTLDEMKAKQEHIVQEREKKLAQKKAEKEKERQKEIEAKQAQKNKQKQQIQALSFALEEEEDDDDEDDEDVKVKTEKTEEKTKSWRTEEPVLKKIKKNPDVDTSFLPDREREEADLKLREELRLEWVMTQASLKDEPITVTFSYWDGSGHRRNVTLKKGNSIYQFLQRCVDTLRPEFSELKAVSADQLMYVKEDLILPHHYTFYDFIVTKARGKSGPLFQFDASDDVRIVNDATQEKQDSHAGKVLLRSWYERNKHIFPASRWEPYDPTKTYSKYTIKGK; from the exons ATGGCTCACTACAAAGGTGCAGCTTCTGAAGCTGGTCGCGCCATGCATCTCATGAAGAAAAGGGAGAAAGCGCAACAAGAGATTGAATTACGCAAGAAAAAAATTGAAGAAGATCTTAAAATTGATAATATTGAGACCAAGTTTGCCACTCACTATGATGCGGTTGAGGCTCAGTTGAAGAGCTCCACTATTGGTCTTGTGACTTTAGATGAAATGAAAGCAAAACAAGAGCATATAGTTCAAGAAAGAGAGAAGAAATTAGCTCAGAAGAAAGCTGAAAAGGAGAAGGAGAGACAAAAAGAGATAGAAGCAAAACAGGCCCAGAagaataaacaaaaacagcag attcAAGCTTTGTCATTTGCATTGGAAGAGGAagaggatgatgatgatgaagatgatgagGATGTTAAAGTGAAGACTGAAAAAACTGAAGAAAAAACGAAAAGTTGGCGAACTGAAGAACCT GTcctaaagaaaataaagaaaaacccTGATGTGGACACATCCTTCCTGCCAGACAGAGAACGGGAGGAAGCTGATCTCAAGCTGCGAGAAGAACTCCGGCTGGAGTGGGTCATGACTCAGGCCAGTCTGAAGGACGAACCCATCACTGTCACCTTCAGCTACTGGGACGGTTCCGGTCATCGCCGGAATGTCACACTCAAAAAAG GAAATTCCATTTACCAGTTCCTTCAAAGATGTGTGGACACGCTGAGACCGGAGTTCAGTGAGCTGAAGGCTGTGTCTGCTGACCAGCTCATGTACGTGAAAGAAGATCTCATCCTGCCACACCACTACACATTCTATGACTTCATTGTTACCAAG GCGCGCGGTAAGAGCGGGCCGCTGTTCCAGTTCGACGCGTCAGACGACGTCAGGATCGTGAACGACGCCACGCAGGAGAAGCAGGACTCACATGCGGGGAAGGTGCTACTgag ATCCTGGTATGAGAGAAATAAGCACATATTCCCGGCATCCAGATGGGAGCCCTACGACCCCACCAAGACCTACTCTAAGTACACTATCAAGGGAAAGTAA